The following are encoded together in the Candidatus Poribacteria bacterium genome:
- a CDS encoding phytanoyl-CoA dioxygenase family protein — protein MTSEIQRGKPFTKAETQQVVEQFNRDGYYFFGEVFTSEEASTLRALMEKKHNDPCMHDEEGDHIRGISMMRMFEYDRAFRDLIVREPYVSLAEAILGEDCHMMSQNAIRYLPGQGGGWHSDDRLHFPLPDDVPRHDPRITLPCFVINVLIPLIDIEAIHDGPTQVVPGSHYSGRRPPAEENPTFEGKGPVSFFTKAGGAYMFNSQVWHRGTPNNRNQIRYIAAVTYSQRIIAQRLYPFIDYRMPEHVFDGTDERLQRLLGRHTKGAFG, from the coding sequence ATGACTAGTGAAATTCAGCGAGGTAAACCATTTACTAAGGCAGAAACGCAACAGGTTGTCGAACAGTTCAATCGTGACGGATACTATTTCTTCGGCGAGGTGTTCACTTCGGAGGAAGCCTCTACGCTTAGAGCGTTAATGGAAAAAAAACATAACGACCCATGCATGCACGATGAGGAAGGCGACCATATCCGCGGCATCAGCATGATGCGCATGTTTGAATATGACAGGGCTTTCCGAGATCTTATCGTACGAGAACCTTATGTCAGTCTCGCCGAGGCGATTCTGGGCGAAGACTGCCACATGATGTCCCAAAATGCGATACGTTACCTGCCCGGACAGGGCGGTGGATGGCATAGCGATGACAGGCTCCATTTTCCGCTACCGGATGATGTGCCTCGACACGACCCTCGTATTACGCTGCCCTGCTTCGTTATCAATGTGCTCATCCCACTCATTGATATTGAGGCGATACACGATGGTCCAACGCAGGTCGTCCCCGGCAGTCACTATTCGGGACGCAGACCACCCGCTGAAGAAAATCCTACATTTGAGGGGAAGGGTCCCGTCAGCTTCTTCACAAAAGCAGGCGGCGCTTATATGTTTAACAGCCAAGTTTGGCATCGCGGAACCCCCAACAACAGAAATCAGATTCGATACATTGCGGCGGTCACATACAGTCAGCGAATCATTGCACAACGGCTCTATCCGTTTATCGACTATCGGATGCCTGAACATGTTTTTGATGGGACAGATGAACGGTTACAGAGACTGCTGGGGAGGCATACGAAGGGAGCCTTCGGCTAG
- a CDS encoding tRNA (guanosine(46)-N7)-methyltransferase TrmB has product MNALHHERFFELMAKRSALIDLKKDKQISLTEITPPIDWGELFGNENPVEIEIGCGKGRFLLEASRQHPEINYVGVERALKYVQHTKERLLKGSANRVFLIWSDAGYLVDRYIGEGTIDAYHVYFPDPWPKKRHRKRRLFRNKVWLNGLIRTLNPSRGHIHVATDYAEYFYEIHDCLAHTPPLVYLPPDLLEIGHIPTSFEMKYRAEGRKIYRAIYQMNSA; this is encoded by the coding sequence ATGAACGCATTACACCATGAAAGATTCTTTGAACTCATGGCCAAGAGATCTGCTTTAATCGATCTCAAAAAAGATAAGCAGATCAGTTTGACCGAAATCACTCCCCCGATTGATTGGGGTGAACTTTTTGGGAACGAGAATCCCGTCGAGATAGAAATCGGATGCGGTAAGGGACGCTTTCTGCTTGAAGCCTCAAGGCAACATCCAGAGATCAATTACGTTGGTGTCGAGCGAGCATTGAAATATGTTCAACACACAAAGGAGCGGTTGCTGAAAGGAAGCGCTAATAGGGTTTTCCTTATCTGGAGCGATGCCGGTTACCTCGTTGATCGCTACATTGGAGAAGGCACCATTGATGCGTATCACGTCTACTTCCCAGATCCCTGGCCCAAGAAACGGCATCGTAAGCGTCGGCTCTTTAGAAATAAAGTCTGGCTGAACGGATTGATTCGGACGCTGAATCCGAGTAGAGGGCATATCCACGTCGCTACCGACTACGCCGAGTATTTCTATGAAATTCACGACTGTCTAGCGCATACGCCGCCGTTGGTCTACCTACCACCCGACTTACTTGAGATAGGACATATCCCAACCAGTTTTGAGATGAAGTATCGTGCGGAAGGACGGAAGATCTACCGTGCAATCTATCAGATGAATTCGGCTTGA
- a CDS encoding M81 family metallopeptidase translates to MRVITGAIGHETSTFTTVATTWASYREQRFGYLTGDEIISKFRGSNTTIGGYIAGAEAHGFELIPTIFANAHPSGPTPRHIFDAILKDMLDRIAEAGVIDGVLLDLHGAMVAEEIDDGEGHILTAVRELVGPQVPILAELDIHSNVSRRMIEMADVLIGRETYPEIDQAERARECADVLVRIHREGLRPTMALHQIPLVWGLNQVTAHSPMWEAIAELHRIEAQPGVICGSIATCYPLADIPDMGASVYIVTDNDPDLAQRYADELAAWIWERRADWQAPMPPTREALAQATAEGKFPVIFADRNDNTGGGSPGDSTGILQTFIEAGLEDACILYIVDPEAVSTCQEAGVGATLTLDVGAKSTSLQGQPIRMTAEVVTLSDGSFRYDGPRNAGLESSMGPSAYIRQDGIHVLLVTEREQPFDTAFSRTMGLDPRQMRYIGVKSTVHFRAGFESWAGAIYAVSEPSVHDPVGKELPFHNLGRKLYPLDDI, encoded by the coding sequence GCGGCAGCAACACGACCATCGGCGGATACATTGCAGGTGCGGAAGCGCACGGATTTGAGTTAATTCCCACAATCTTTGCCAACGCGCATCCGAGTGGTCCAACCCCGCGACATATCTTCGATGCTATCCTGAAGGATATGCTGGATCGGATCGCTGAGGCAGGGGTCATTGATGGTGTTCTCCTCGATCTGCATGGCGCAATGGTGGCAGAGGAGATTGATGATGGCGAGGGGCATATTCTGACCGCTGTGCGCGAATTGGTCGGTCCACAGGTGCCTATCTTGGCGGAGTTGGACATCCATTCCAACGTTTCCCGTCGCATGATCGAGATGGCGGATGTGTTGATTGGGAGGGAGACCTACCCGGAGATTGATCAGGCAGAACGGGCCCGCGAATGTGCCGACGTTTTGGTTCGCATCCACCGAGAAGGGCTACGCCCTACCATGGCACTACACCAAATTCCGCTGGTCTGGGGATTGAATCAGGTCACAGCACACTCGCCGATGTGGGAGGCGATCGCTGAATTGCACAGAATCGAGGCGCAACCGGGCGTGATTTGCGGTTCGATCGCGACCTGCTATCCGTTGGCTGACATTCCGGACATGGGTGCATCGGTTTATATCGTCACTGACAACGATCCAGACTTGGCGCAGCGGTATGCGGATGAACTGGCGGCGTGGATCTGGGAACGCCGCGCGGATTGGCAGGCACCGATGCCACCGACCCGCGAAGCGCTAGCACAGGCGACAGCGGAAGGGAAATTTCCGGTGATTTTTGCCGATCGCAATGACAACACCGGTGGCGGTTCTCCGGGGGATAGCACCGGCATATTGCAGACGTTCATCGAAGCAGGGTTAGAGGATGCATGTATCCTGTACATCGTGGATCCTGAAGCGGTAAGTACTTGCCAAGAGGCAGGTGTGGGAGCGACGCTGACCTTAGATGTAGGCGCGAAATCGACTTCCCTTCAAGGGCAACCGATACGCATGACAGCGGAGGTTGTCACGCTTTCAGACGGTAGCTTCCGTTATGATGGGCCGAGGAACGCAGGGTTGGAGAGCAGCATGGGTCCCTCGGCATATATCCGACAGGACGGGATTCATGTGCTGTTAGTGACGGAGCGCGAGCAGCCTTTCGACACCGCTTTTTCACGAACCATGGGCTTAGACCCACGCCAGATGCGTTACATTGGGGTCAAATCGACAGTCCATTTTCGGGCAGGTTTTGAGTCGTGGGCAGGGGCAATCTACGCAGTGTCTGAGCCGAGTGTTCACGATCCGGTGGGAAAGGAGTTGCCGTTTCACAATCTGGGGCGAAAATTGTATCCGCTTGATGACATATAG